In Sphingomonas phyllosphaerae, one DNA window encodes the following:
- a CDS encoding MFS transporter: MLFALVITAGVLNLVDRQVIAVLKPVIAIDLGWSDDDYGTLAAWFQGGAAVGFLFSGWIADRLGVRWANPVGVAAWSVAALLHGWARSMTEFITVRVALGATESMGTPTGIKTITAVLPPRWRSTGFGAGNAANSLGAILAPLAIPLLGLWLGWRGTFVAVGVAGLLWALAWLVAARGIAFAAPKVADAASLVPSAPMLRDRRTWAVAGAKLLSDATWWLLLFWLPDFFHRQFGLSGVALGVPLALAYGGAAIGSLLGGAIPTRLLGRGGSLNRVRKGVLLGGALVVTPIPLALLTDSYPVAVLLMALALAGHQAFSTNVFAMIADIVPQQRVGRVTAFGAFCGNMGGVAIAKIAGLTLAAGLGYLPLLLFASVAYLAAWAWIQLLLPRLTPVETDR; encoded by the coding sequence TTGTTGTTCGCCCTCGTCATTACCGCGGGCGTGCTCAACCTCGTCGACCGGCAGGTGATCGCGGTGCTGAAGCCGGTGATCGCCATCGATCTCGGCTGGAGCGACGACGATTACGGCACGCTCGCGGCGTGGTTCCAGGGCGGGGCGGCGGTCGGCTTCCTGTTCAGCGGCTGGATCGCGGACCGGCTCGGCGTGCGCTGGGCCAATCCGGTCGGCGTGGCGGCGTGGAGCGTCGCGGCGCTGCTGCACGGTTGGGCACGCTCGATGACCGAGTTCATCACGGTGCGCGTCGCCTTGGGCGCGACCGAGTCAATGGGGACGCCCACGGGAATCAAGACGATCACTGCGGTGCTGCCGCCGCGCTGGCGCTCGACGGGGTTCGGCGCCGGCAATGCCGCCAACAGTCTCGGCGCGATCCTCGCCCCGCTTGCGATCCCGTTGCTCGGCCTATGGCTGGGATGGCGCGGGACGTTCGTCGCGGTCGGCGTCGCCGGGCTGTTGTGGGCGCTGGCATGGCTGGTCGCGGCGCGCGGGATCGCCTTCGCCGCGCCGAAGGTCGCCGACGCCGCGTCGCTGGTCCCCTCCGCACCGATGCTGCGCGACCGGCGGACCTGGGCGGTCGCGGGCGCCAAATTGCTGTCGGACGCGACATGGTGGCTGTTGCTGTTCTGGCTGCCCGATTTCTTCCACCGCCAGTTCGGGCTGTCGGGGGTCGCGCTCGGCGTGCCGCTGGCGCTGGCCTATGGCGGCGCGGCGATCGGGTCGTTGCTGGGCGGCGCGATCCCGACGCGGTTGCTCGGGCGTGGCGGATCGCTGAACCGCGTGCGCAAGGGCGTGCTGCTGGGCGGGGCGCTGGTGGTGACGCCGATCCCGCTCGCGCTGCTAACGGACAGCTATCCGGTCGCGGTGCTGCTGATGGCGCTGGCGCTCGCCGGGCATCAGGCGTTCTCGACCAACGTCTTTGCGATGATCGCCGACATCGTGCCGCAGCAACGCGTCGGGCGCGTGACCGCGTTCGGGGCGTTCTGCGGCAATATGGGTGGGGTCGCGATCGCCAAGATCGCGGGGCTGACGCTGGCGGCGGGGCTTGGGTATTTGCCGCTGCTGCTGTTCGCCAGCGTGGCGTATCTGGCGGCGTGGGCGTGGATCCAGCTGCTGTTGCCGCGGCTGACGCCGGTCGAGACGGATAGGTAG
- a CDS encoding LLM class flavin-dependent oxidoreductase: protein MTTTPGPCEISWFSALCDDDYEFLGVPDPALRSTWEHCRDIVVQAETAGYDNCLLPSGYALGIDTTAFAAGIAPLLRRMRLLMAVRIGESWPPQLARQIATIDRMLGGRLTVNIISSDLPGETLDSAPRYARTVEAMHILRTLLDGKPLDHDGDFWKLKLDPPRVTTVSGHCPSFYFGGLSEAAREAAAQGADVYLMWPDTMDGVRAIVTDLRARAARHGRSLRFGYRVHVVVRETEAEARAAADRLLAKLDDATGAAIRARSLDSQSAGVRRQAELREGADDGYAEANLWTGIGRARSGCGAAIVGDPDQVLAKLQAYRAVGIDAFILSGYPHAAEADLFARHVLPRIDHAPLVP from the coding sequence GTGACGACGACCCCGGGACCGTGCGAGATCAGCTGGTTCTCCGCCTTGTGCGACGACGATTACGAGTTTCTGGGCGTTCCCGATCCGGCGCTGCGCTCGACATGGGAGCATTGCCGCGACATCGTGGTGCAGGCGGAAACCGCGGGTTACGACAATTGCCTGTTGCCGTCGGGCTATGCGCTGGGGATCGACACGACCGCCTTCGCCGCCGGGATCGCACCGCTGCTGCGGCGGATGCGGCTGTTGATGGCGGTGCGGATCGGCGAGAGCTGGCCGCCGCAATTGGCGCGGCAGATCGCGACGATCGACCGGATGCTGGGCGGGCGGCTGACGGTCAACATCATCTCCAGCGACCTGCCCGGCGAGACGCTCGACAGCGCGCCGCGCTATGCGCGCACCGTCGAGGCGATGCACATCCTGCGCACGCTGCTGGACGGCAAGCCGCTCGATCATGACGGCGACTTCTGGAAACTGAAGCTCGATCCACCGCGCGTGACGACGGTGTCGGGTCATTGTCCGTCCTTCTATTTCGGCGGGCTGTCCGAGGCGGCGCGCGAGGCGGCGGCGCAGGGCGCGGACGTCTATCTGATGTGGCCCGACACGATGGACGGCGTGCGGGCGATCGTCACCGATCTGCGCGCGCGCGCCGCGCGGCATGGCCGCAGCCTGCGCTTCGGCTATCGCGTGCATGTCGTCGTCCGCGAAACCGAGGCGGAGGCACGCGCGGCGGCGGATCGGTTGCTGGCCAAACTGGACGACGCGACCGGTGCGGCGATCCGGGCGCGCTCGCTCGATTCGCAATCGGCCGGGGTGCGGCGGCAGGCCGAGCTGCGCGAGGGTGCGGACGACGGCTATGCCGAGGCGAATTTGTGGACCGGGATCGGGCGCGCGCGCTCGGGCTGCGGCGCGGCGATCGTCGGTGACCCCGATCAGGTGCTCGCCAAGTTGCAGGCGTATCGCGCCGTCGGGATCGATGCCTTCATCCTGTCGGGCTATCCGCATGCCGCCGAGGCCGACCTGTTCGCGCGTCACGTTTTGCCGCGGATCGATCATGCGCCGTTGGTGCCGTGA
- a CDS encoding Gfo/Idh/MocA family oxidoreductase: MTAKIRYGVVGTGMMGVEHLRNIALLPDAEVVAIVDPVATSLGWARDALGDRAGAVESFADVAAFARTAQVDAIVVASPNHTHRAVLEPLFGMDAAILCEKPLATTLADARWIVARAAAHPHPFWTGMEYRFMPPAAAFIEQVHAGRVGTLRMLSIREHRFPFLSKVGDWNRFSRNTGGTMVEKCCHFFDLMRLIIGSEAVRVYCSGATDVNHRDELYDGQRPDIIDNSFTTVDFANGVRAMLDLSMFADGAEHQEEMSATGDLARLDVLIPPGDLIFSPRVGFGSTKRVERTRVAVDPVARAAGSHEGASFYQHHAFAAAIRGDGAVQVTALDGLRAVEIGVAAEISARDHRVVEIAELRDLR; the protein is encoded by the coding sequence ATGACGGCAAAAATCCGGTACGGCGTGGTGGGCACGGGCATGATGGGGGTCGAGCACCTCCGCAACATCGCGCTGCTTCCCGATGCCGAGGTCGTCGCGATCGTCGACCCGGTCGCCACCTCGCTGGGCTGGGCGCGGGACGCGCTGGGCGACCGCGCCGGTGCGGTGGAGAGCTTCGCCGACGTCGCCGCCTTCGCACGCACCGCGCAGGTCGACGCGATCGTCGTCGCCTCTCCCAACCACACGCACCGCGCCGTGCTGGAGCCATTGTTCGGGATGGACGCCGCGATCCTCTGCGAAAAGCCGCTCGCCACCACGCTGGCCGACGCGCGCTGGATCGTCGCGCGCGCCGCCGCGCATCCGCACCCGTTCTGGACCGGGATGGAATATCGCTTCATGCCCCCCGCCGCCGCGTTCATCGAACAGGTCCATGCCGGGCGGGTCGGCACGCTCAGGATGCTTTCGATCCGCGAGCATCGCTTTCCGTTTTTGTCGAAAGTCGGTGACTGGAACCGCTTCTCGCGCAACACCGGGGGGACGATGGTCGAGAAATGCTGCCACTTCTTCGATCTGATGCGCCTTATCATCGGGTCGGAAGCGGTACGCGTCTATTGTTCGGGTGCGACCGACGTGAACCATCGCGACGAACTGTACGATGGGCAGCGCCCCGACATCATCGACAACAGCTTCACCACCGTCGATTTCGCGAACGGCGTCCGCGCGATGCTCGACCTGTCGATGTTCGCGGACGGCGCCGAACACCAGGAAGAAATGTCCGCCACCGGCGATCTGGCGCGGCTCGACGTACTTATTCCGCCCGGAGATCTAATATTTAGCCCCCGTGTCGGGTTCGGTAGCACGAAGCGGGTCGAACGCACCCGGGTCGCCGTCGACCCCGTCGCGCGCGCCGCCGGCAGCCACGAAGGCGCCTCCTTCTACCAGCACCACGCCTTCGCCGCCGCGATCCGCGGCGACGGTGCCGTACAGGTGACCGCCCTCGACGGCCTGCGCGCGGTCGAGATTGGCGTCGCCGCCGAAATCAGCGCGCGCGACCATCGCGTCGTCGAGATCGCGGAGTTGCGCGACCTGCGCTGA